In one window of Halococcus saccharolyticus DSM 5350 DNA:
- a CDS encoding Lrp/AsnC family transcriptional regulator, translating to MSVREEVLSLLGENARYSTADLARQTGADEDEIEATIEALEDEGVIRGYQAVVDWRRIDDEPVRALVECNVTLDRETGYDDIADRLAKFPEVESLRLVSGEYDFSMGVRADSMSAVSRFVSEKVAPVPEITQTVTHYLMTTYKERGVEFDDGHDDDRLSVSP from the coding sequence ATGAGCGTTCGTGAGGAAGTGCTTTCGCTACTCGGCGAGAACGCACGCTACTCGACCGCCGACCTCGCCCGGCAGACCGGTGCCGATGAGGACGAGATCGAGGCCACCATCGAGGCGCTCGAAGACGAGGGCGTGATCCGGGGATACCAGGCGGTCGTCGACTGGCGGCGGATCGACGACGAACCGGTGCGCGCGCTGGTCGAGTGCAACGTCACGCTCGACCGCGAGACGGGCTACGACGACATCGCCGACCGGCTCGCGAAGTTCCCCGAGGTCGAGTCGCTCCGGCTGGTCTCCGGCGAGTACGACTTCTCGATGGGGGTCCGTGCCGACTCGATGAGTGCAGTCTCGCGGTTCGTCTCCGAGAAGGTCGCGCCGGTGCCCGAGATCACCCAGACCGTGACCCACTATCTGATGACGACCTACAAGGAGCGCGGGGTCGAGTTCGACGACGGCCACGACGACGATCGGCTGTCGGTCTCTCCATGA
- a CDS encoding bacterio-opsin activator domain-containing protein — protein MSSDDEESVTEPIRVLFVDDEERLVEFAARFLEDLREAFVVVTETSAEAALDRLDREGAPDCIVSDYRMPGIDGLEFLETVREEHSKVPFVLSTGKGSEEVASEAISAGVTDYLRKDTGTDQYAVLANRIENAVAQRRAERALAERERRLAAQRDELATLDRINAVIQGIIRNLVAAATREEIEHTICERLAASELYEFAWIAERGTGGDLAIRTGAGIDDTDDVHVATDGGAVAEPAERALETGGVQVLEATDGSIAEEHEAATDHEHRSAAAIPLSYENVVYGVLAVYSTRRDAFSEREQSGFAVLGEIAGFAINAAQNMQLLLSDTAVALELHVPDGSAFATNLTERLDCQYSLDGVVPGADGTLLQYVVVDGVAPDRVLDVADESDLVAEARLVTEREAGGVFELAITDSPVSTLVEVGGTVQEFTAEDGEARVVAEIATDADVRTVVDAFEAAYPGAELLSKRTVELPLRTEGTFRQSLDERLTQKQRSALRAAYFAGYYDWPRDSTAEQVASSMGITSPTLHNHLRKAQRELAAAFLENDPDA, from the coding sequence ATGTCGTCGGACGACGAGGAGAGCGTGACCGAGCCGATTCGCGTGCTGTTCGTGGACGACGAGGAGCGCCTCGTCGAGTTCGCCGCGCGCTTCCTCGAGGACCTTCGGGAGGCGTTTGTCGTCGTTACTGAAACCAGCGCCGAGGCCGCCCTCGATCGGCTCGACCGCGAGGGGGCCCCCGACTGCATCGTCAGCGATTACCGGATGCCGGGGATCGATGGGCTGGAGTTCCTCGAAACGGTTCGCGAGGAGCACTCGAAGGTTCCGTTCGTCCTTTCGACGGGGAAAGGGAGCGAGGAGGTGGCGAGCGAGGCGATCTCGGCGGGTGTCACGGACTACCTCCGGAAGGATACCGGCACCGACCAGTACGCGGTGCTCGCGAACCGGATCGAGAACGCGGTGGCCCAGCGCCGGGCGGAGCGGGCGTTGGCCGAGCGCGAACGCCGGCTAGCCGCCCAGCGCGACGAGCTCGCGACGCTCGATCGGATCAACGCAGTCATCCAGGGGATCATTCGCAACCTCGTCGCCGCGGCGACGCGTGAGGAGATCGAACACACGATCTGCGAGCGCCTCGCCGCCTCGGAGCTCTACGAGTTCGCGTGGATCGCCGAACGCGGCACGGGCGGCGACCTCGCGATCCGGACCGGAGCCGGGATCGACGATACCGACGACGTTCACGTCGCGACCGACGGCGGGGCAGTCGCGGAACCGGCGGAGCGCGCGCTGGAGACGGGTGGTGTACAGGTGCTCGAGGCCACCGATGGATCGATCGCAGAAGAGCACGAGGCCGCGACCGATCACGAGCACCGATCGGCGGCGGCCATCCCGCTTTCCTACGAGAACGTGGTGTACGGCGTGCTCGCGGTGTACTCCACGCGGCGGGACGCCTTCAGCGAGCGCGAACAGTCCGGATTCGCGGTGCTCGGCGAGATCGCCGGGTTCGCGATCAACGCCGCCCAGAACATGCAGCTCCTACTTTCGGACACCGCAGTCGCGCTCGAACTCCACGTCCCCGACGGATCGGCGTTCGCTACCAACCTCACCGAGCGCCTCGACTGTCAGTACAGCCTCGACGGCGTCGTTCCCGGTGCCGACGGAACGCTCCTCCAGTACGTCGTCGTCGACGGCGTCGCACCCGATCGCGTGCTCGACGTTGCCGACGAATCGGACCTCGTGGCGGAGGCGAGACTCGTCACCGAGCGCGAGGCGGGCGGCGTGTTCGAACTCGCCATCACGGACTCGCCCGTGAGCACACTGGTCGAGGTCGGAGGAACGGTGCAGGAGTTCACGGCCGAGGACGGCGAGGCGCGGGTGGTGGCGGAGATCGCCACCGACGCCGACGTTCGCACCGTGGTCGACGCGTTCGAGGCGGCGTACCCGGGCGCGGAGCTGCTGTCGAAACGCACCGTCGAGCTCCCACTCCGGACCGAAGGCACGTTCCGGCAGTCCCTCGACGAGCGCCTCACCCAGAAGCAGCGCTCCGCACTCCGGGCGGCGTACTTCGCCGGGTACTACGACTGGCCCCGAGACTCCACCGCCGAGCAGGTCGCGAGTTCGATGGGGATCACCTCGCCCACCCTCCACAACCACCTCCGGAAAGCCCAGCGCGAGCTGGCGGCGGCGTTCCTCGAAAACGACCCCGACGCGTAG
- a CDS encoding PAS domain S-box protein, which translates to MNGEIAVLLVDDEPAVADLAATHLERLRDGFDVTVVEGGKAALATFERDPTAFDCIVSDYTMPAMNGLDLLAAVREIDADRPFVLFTGKGSEEIASEAVSAGVTDYLQKETGTEQYELLANRIENAVEAHRAERRADELARINGVISDVQRELVRESTREGIEEQVCARLAQSTPYTLAWIGEPGDGDRVVINERAGSGTGYLDEITVRADDTPRGRGPAGRALRTGTVQTTRNLIEDETMEPWAATAERYGHESVIALPLSYDGVAYGVLVVYSSRQYAFGEEERTALAELAGTIGQAIHAAETRTELERRERELREERAVAEGIFDAMPDAIYAFDPAGQMLRWNDAFAATVGYDDETIAGMNALEFVPEADRDLIEDRIAAVVERGETVTVESAFVTSDGETIPHEFNGAPLTDSESVYGVIGSGRDITGRKRREAAITALHESTRDLVRADDRAGVATATIEAAAEVLGFSVTTVRLHDPDTDTLEPFAVSDAARRVLGERPSYAHGEALPWRALDSGEPVLTAGSVAEYGADDLPFGSAMYVPLGDHGTLSIGLSDDTFDDADIRLTQVLAANAAVALDRVDREARLQRHERMLDAAGDGIYALDTEGRFTSVNDTIVEKTGYAREELLGEHVSTFLEAADIEHGRDLIRDLLSRDSFGSVSESFEATVHPADGSTFPCEIQVALLPTTETEAFRGTVGVIRDSTERKQRERELERYETMVETAPVGMFVVNPDGTVVGGNERAGSMAGYPMAKLRGKPFRTLVENGIVPPESIEKYVAAVRDLLSADTERTTGTYELTITPPNGDRRTLRIRVSLLPYETEFEGTVMICEDVTERKQREHELEAARARFRALAENTTLAVVTIDENSTIRYANEAVQDVFGYAAAELKGESLTTVMPERLHDPHFTGLDRYLREGDKHLDWEWIELPGRHRDGREIQLGVSFGEHVAEGEHRFTATIRDITARKRHEAAIETLHNATRAMIDAADRDEIAEIAVATVERVLDMPMCGVWFHDESDAVLRPAAISERGADLFGTAPTYTGGESLSWQAFEDGETRRYDRVDREADVYDPETPLRSEIVVPIGEFGVLNIGSTEPAAFDDDDVSLAKLLATNTEAALSRADRERQLVDEHDRLGALFENVPDAALRYDLVDGEPIVRDVNTAFEEVFGYAADAVTGENIDEFIVPAGDDARAEADDLNERLLTGERLRTTARRQTVDGVRDFLLHVVPIELNERNAEGYSIYTDITDQQRRQRELERQNELLEEFASVISHDLRNPLSVARGRLELAREEHDSEHHEGIDAALIRMNELIEDVLTLARQGRVIGATERVSLAAVAERAWHTAGTESAELTIDDPGEVEADPDRLARLFENLFRNAVEHGSRNPPLHAQGDAVEHGSTSSRPEASDAVEHGSTSDRTSPDDATEHARDVAVTVGRLDDGGFFVADDGPGIPDGERENVFEGGYSTADDGTGLGLSIVRSIVEAHDWTVTAVESDTGGARFEVRTQTAEEKRK; encoded by the coding sequence ATGAACGGCGAGATCGCGGTACTGTTGGTCGACGACGAGCCGGCAGTTGCGGACCTCGCGGCGACACACCTCGAACGGCTTCGCGACGGCTTCGACGTGACGGTCGTCGAGGGCGGTAAGGCCGCGCTCGCGACGTTCGAACGGGATCCGACGGCGTTCGACTGCATCGTGAGCGACTACACGATGCCCGCGATGAACGGGCTCGATCTCCTCGCCGCGGTGCGGGAAATCGATGCGGATCGGCCGTTCGTGCTGTTCACCGGCAAAGGGAGCGAGGAGATCGCGAGCGAGGCCGTCTCGGCGGGTGTCACCGACTATCTCCAGAAAGAGACCGGAACGGAGCAGTACGAGCTGTTGGCCAACCGGATCGAGAACGCGGTCGAGGCCCACCGTGCCGAGCGCCGGGCGGACGAACTCGCCCGCATCAACGGCGTGATCAGCGATGTCCAGCGCGAACTCGTCCGCGAATCGACCCGTGAAGGAATCGAGGAGCAGGTCTGTGCGCGTCTCGCCCAGTCGACGCCGTACACGCTCGCGTGGATCGGCGAGCCCGGCGACGGCGACCGGGTCGTGATCAACGAGCGTGCGGGATCGGGGACGGGGTATCTCGACGAGATCACGGTCCGGGCCGACGACACACCCCGTGGTCGCGGCCCCGCCGGACGAGCGCTCCGCACCGGAACGGTGCAGACCACGCGGAACCTTATCGAGGACGAGACGATGGAGCCGTGGGCCGCAACCGCCGAGCGCTACGGCCACGAGTCGGTGATCGCGCTACCGCTCTCGTACGACGGGGTCGCATACGGCGTGCTGGTGGTCTATTCGAGCCGGCAGTACGCCTTCGGGGAGGAAGAGCGAACCGCGCTCGCGGAGCTCGCGGGAACGATCGGGCAGGCGATCCACGCGGCCGAGACCCGCACCGAACTCGAACGCCGCGAGCGCGAACTCCGCGAGGAGCGTGCGGTCGCGGAGGGGATCTTCGATGCGATGCCCGATGCGATCTACGCGTTCGATCCTGCGGGGCAGATGCTCCGGTGGAACGACGCGTTCGCCGCAACGGTCGGCTACGACGACGAGACCATCGCGGGGATGAACGCCCTCGAGTTCGTTCCCGAGGCCGACCGTGATCTGATCGAAGACCGGATCGCGGCGGTCGTCGAGCGCGGCGAAACCGTCACCGTCGAGTCGGCGTTCGTGACTTCGGACGGCGAGACGATCCCCCACGAGTTCAACGGCGCACCGCTCACCGACAGCGAGTCGGTGTACGGAGTGATCGGCTCCGGGCGCGACATCACCGGTCGGAAACGTCGCGAGGCGGCGATCACGGCACTCCACGAATCGACCCGTGATCTCGTCCGCGCGGACGATCGGGCGGGCGTCGCGACGGCGACCATCGAGGCCGCGGCGGAGGTGCTCGGTTTCTCGGTGACGACCGTCAGACTGCACGACCCGGACACCGACACGCTCGAACCCTTCGCGGTGTCCGATGCCGCGAGACGGGTGCTCGGCGAACGACCCAGCTACGCTCACGGCGAGGCGCTCCCGTGGCGCGCGCTCGACTCGGGAGAGCCCGTCCTGACCGCGGGGAGCGTCGCCGAGTACGGTGCGGACGACCTCCCGTTCGGGAGCGCGATGTACGTACCGCTCGGCGACCACGGAACGTTGAGTATCGGCCTGTCCGACGACACCTTCGACGACGCCGATATCAGACTGACACAGGTGCTCGCGGCGAACGCGGCGGTCGCGCTCGATCGGGTCGACCGCGAGGCACGGCTGCAACGCCACGAACGCATGCTCGATGCCGCCGGCGACGGCATCTACGCGCTCGATACCGAGGGACGATTCACGAGCGTCAACGATACCATCGTCGAGAAAACGGGCTACGCGCGCGAGGAGTTGCTCGGCGAGCACGTCTCGACGTTCCTCGAAGCGGCGGACATCGAACACGGCCGGGACCTGATCCGCGATCTCCTCTCACGGGACTCGTTCGGGAGCGTCAGCGAGTCCTTCGAGGCCACCGTGCATCCCGCCGACGGCAGTACGTTCCCGTGTGAGATCCAGGTCGCACTGCTCCCGACGACGGAGACAGAGGCGTTCCGGGGGACCGTCGGGGTGATCCGCGACAGTACCGAGCGCAAACAGCGCGAGCGTGAGCTGGAACGCTACGAGACGATGGTCGAAACCGCGCCGGTCGGGATGTTCGTGGTCAATCCCGACGGGACGGTCGTCGGGGGGAACGAGCGGGCGGGATCGATGGCGGGCTACCCGATGGCGAAGCTCCGCGGGAAACCGTTCCGGACGCTCGTCGAGAACGGAATCGTTCCGCCGGAAAGCATCGAGAAATACGTCGCGGCAGTGCGAGACCTGCTCTCGGCGGATACCGAGCGCACGACCGGGACGTACGAACTCACCATCACTCCGCCCAACGGGGACCGACGCACGCTCAGAATCCGGGTTTCGTTGCTCCCGTACGAGACGGAGTTCGAAGGGACGGTCATGATCTGTGAGGACGTCACCGAGCGCAAACAGCGTGAGCACGAACTCGAGGCGGCACGAGCGCGGTTCCGGGCGCTGGCGGAGAACACGACGCTCGCGGTCGTCACCATCGACGAGAACAGTACGATTCGGTACGCGAACGAGGCGGTGCAGGACGTCTTCGGCTACGCCGCCGCCGAACTCAAGGGCGAGTCGCTCACGACGGTCATGCCCGAACGGCTCCACGATCCTCACTTCACGGGACTCGACAGATATCTCCGGGAGGGAGACAAACATCTCGACTGGGAGTGGATCGAACTCCCCGGTCGACACCGAGACGGGCGCGAGATCCAGCTCGGCGTCTCGTTCGGCGAGCACGTCGCTGAGGGCGAGCATCGCTTCACCGCCACGATCCGTGACATCACCGCCCGGAAACGCCACGAAGCGGCGATCGAGACGCTCCACAACGCGACGCGGGCGATGATCGACGCGGCCGATCGCGACGAGATCGCCGAGATCGCCGTCGCGACGGTCGAGCGCGTGCTCGACATGCCGATGTGCGGGGTCTGGTTCCACGACGAGAGCGACGCGGTGCTCCGCCCGGCGGCGATCTCCGAGCGCGGCGCAGACCTGTTCGGGACGGCCCCGACCTACACCGGGGGCGAGAGCCTGTCGTGGCAGGCGTTCGAGGACGGCGAGACGCGTCGGTACGATCGCGTCGACCGCGAAGCGGACGTCTACGATCCCGAAACGCCGCTCCGCAGCGAGATCGTGGTCCCGATCGGCGAGTTCGGCGTGTTGAACATCGGCTCGACCGAGCCGGCGGCGTTCGACGACGACGACGTCTCGCTCGCGAAGCTCCTCGCCACCAACACCGAGGCGGCGCTCTCCCGCGCGGATCGCGAGCGACAGCTCGTCGACGAGCACGACCGACTCGGTGCGCTGTTCGAGAACGTTCCGGACGCCGCGCTCCGCTACGACCTCGTCGACGGCGAGCCGATCGTCCGGGACGTCAACACGGCGTTCGAGGAAGTCTTCGGCTACGCGGCCGACGCAGTGACCGGCGAGAACATCGACGAGTTCATCGTTCCCGCAGGCGACGACGCGAGGGCCGAGGCCGACGACCTCAACGAACGGTTACTGACCGGCGAACGCCTCCGAACGACTGCACGCCGGCAGACGGTCGACGGCGTCCGGGATTTCCTGTTGCACGTGGTACCGATCGAGCTCAACGAGCGCAACGCCGAGGGGTACTCGATCTACACCGACATCACCGATCAGCAACGCCGCCAGCGCGAGCTCGAACGCCAGAACGAGCTGTTGGAGGAGTTCGCGAGTGTCATCAGCCACGACCTCCGGAACCCGTTGAGCGTCGCGCGCGGGCGGCTCGAACTCGCGCGCGAGGAGCACGACTCGGAACACCACGAAGGGATCGACGCGGCGCTCATACGGATGAACGAGCTGATCGAGGACGTGCTCACGCTCGCACGCCAGGGACGGGTGATCGGCGCAACCGAGCGCGTCTCGCTCGCGGCGGTCGCCGAGCGAGCGTGGCACACCGCAGGTACCGAGAGCGCAGAACTCACGATCGACGATCCTGGTGAAGTCGAGGCCGACCCCGACCGGCTCGCGCGGCTGTTCGAGAACCTGTTTCGGAATGCCGTAGAGCACGGCTCCAGAAACCCTCCTCTGCACGCTCAGGGGGACGCCGTGGAGCATGGCTCCACGAGCAGCCGGCCGGAGGCCAGCGACGCTGTGGAACACGGTTCCACAAGCGATCGGACTTCGCCTGACGACGCAACCGAACACGCTCGCGACGTCGCCGTGACCGTCGGCAGGCTCGACGACGGAGGGTTCTTCGTGGCCGACGATGGACCCGGAATCCCCGACGGAGAGCGCGAGAACGTCTTCGAAGGCGGGTACTCCACCGCCGACGACGGCACGGGGTTGGGGCTCTCGATCGTCCGATCTATCGTCGAGGCCCACGACTGGACGGTGACCGCCGTCGAAAGCGACACTGGCGGCGCACGCTTCGAGGTCCGGACGCAGACGGCCGAGGAGAAACGAAAGTGA
- a CDS encoding thioredoxin family protein, producing the protein MTLEESARELERGDLAPGFELPDTDGDTRSIDDFADNKALLVTFTCNHCPYAQAKFDTLNRLADDYGNVAVVGINPNDADEYPDDSFERMQALVDEGTIEYDAYLRDESQDVARAYGAVCTPDPFLFKSTDDGFELAYHGRLDDAHGPDEQPSGEPGFEMAGAIESVLAGVPVDHEFRPSRGCSIKWH; encoded by the coding sequence GTGACTCTCGAAGAATCCGCACGCGAACTCGAACGCGGGGATCTCGCTCCCGGCTTCGAACTCCCCGACACCGATGGTGACACCCGCTCGATCGATGACTTCGCCGACAACAAAGCACTGCTGGTGACGTTCACCTGCAACCACTGTCCCTACGCCCAGGCGAAGTTCGATACCCTCAATCGACTCGCCGACGACTACGGCAACGTCGCGGTCGTCGGGATCAACCCCAACGACGCCGACGAGTATCCCGACGACTCCTTCGAGCGGATGCAGGCACTCGTCGATGAGGGCACGATCGAGTACGACGCCTACCTCCGCGACGAGTCCCAGGACGTCGCGCGGGCCTACGGCGCGGTCTGCACCCCCGATCCGTTCCTGTTCAAAAGTACCGACGACGGGTTCGAACTCGCCTATCACGGCCGGCTCGACGACGCCCACGGCCCCGACGAACAGCCCTCCGGTGAGCCTGGCTTCGAGATGGCGGGCGCGATCGAGTCGGTGCTCGCGGGCGTCCCGGTCGACCACGAGTTCCGACCGTCGCGTGGCTGTTCGATAAAATGGCACTAA
- the ahbB gene encoding siroheme decarboxylase subunit beta, protein MSSLAEDWRTDLDGVDAALIDGYQSGFPVRERPFEVVGEELGIGEAEALARVERLREAGVFRRFGAVLNPPVIGSSALAAVQAPEERFAEIAEIVNGYRQVNHNYRRDHDWNMWFVVTAGSRDTRDSILDEIEERTGQAVLRLPMLTDFYIDLEFPVVNADRFAREGVDETDVSPTRIGEDAAGDLSGLAARLLLAIQEGFPLTATPYRDVAEEIDAPVEDVLAAVDRLREAGCIKRIGCIVNHVVTGFDANCMVVWDVPDDELDARGTAAGALPYVTLCYHRPRRPEQDWPYNLFTMIHGREAAAVDAKVDELATEHLPYDHERLYSTETLKQTGARYDDLVGEG, encoded by the coding sequence ATGAGTTCGCTGGCGGAGGACTGGCGCACCGATCTCGACGGCGTGGACGCCGCACTCATCGACGGCTACCAGAGCGGATTCCCGGTCCGTGAGCGACCGTTTGAGGTCGTCGGTGAGGAGCTCGGTATCGGCGAAGCCGAGGCACTCGCACGCGTCGAGCGGCTGCGCGAGGCGGGCGTCTTCCGGCGGTTCGGCGCGGTCCTCAACCCACCCGTCATCGGATCGTCGGCGCTCGCTGCGGTTCAGGCCCCCGAAGAGCGCTTCGCGGAGATCGCTGAGATCGTCAACGGGTATCGCCAGGTCAACCACAACTACCGGCGCGACCACGACTGGAACATGTGGTTCGTCGTTACTGCGGGCTCGCGCGACACGCGCGACTCGATCCTCGACGAGATCGAGGAGCGCACGGGACAGGCGGTGCTGCGGCTCCCGATGCTGACCGACTTCTACATCGATCTCGAGTTCCCGGTGGTCAACGCCGATCGGTTCGCCAGAGAGGGAGTCGACGAAACCGACGTTTCGCCGACCCGAATCGGCGAGGACGCCGCCGGCGACCTCTCGGGCCTCGCCGCGCGCTTGCTACTCGCGATTCAGGAGGGCTTCCCGCTCACCGCGACGCCGTATCGCGATGTCGCCGAGGAGATCGATGCCCCGGTGGAGGACGTGCTCGCCGCCGTGGATCGGCTGCGCGAGGCGGGCTGCATCAAGCGGATCGGCTGCATCGTGAACCACGTCGTCACCGGGTTCGACGCGAACTGCATGGTGGTCTGGGACGTCCCTGACGACGAACTCGACGCCCGCGGGACGGCGGCGGGCGCGCTACCCTACGTAACCTTGTGCTATCACCGTCCGCGCCGGCCCGAACAGGACTGGCCGTACAACCTCTTCACGATGATCCACGGCCGCGAGGCCGCCGCGGTCGACGCGAAAGTTGACGAACTCGCCACCGAACATCTGCCGTACGACCACGAGCGCCTCTACTCGACCGAGACGCTGAAACAGACCGGCGCGCGCTACGACGATCTCGTTGGCGAGGGGTGA
- a CDS encoding SDR family NAD(P)-dependent oxidoreductase, with protein MIDDEDMTNRVVLVTGATGGIGRAAARRLGGRGATVVVTGRSRERGQAAVAEIEQAGGEGAFVRADFAAMAAVRGLADAFRKRYDRLDVLIHNAACSHDERRVTDDGYEKALAVNHLAPYLLTHELLDLLRASAPARVVSTSSTVHRRGAIDLDDLQLETDYDALDAYARSKLANLLFTTELAARLDGTGVTANAVHPGFVPDSGLYRDASMPVRAATAVAARLPFVGTSVQDAADGIVRLAAASEEAEINGTYFEGCERADLDSRLRDERLRERLWNASADLVGVDPAWP; from the coding sequence ATGATCGACGACGAGGACATGACGAACCGGGTCGTGCTCGTGACCGGCGCAACCGGCGGAATCGGCCGTGCGGCGGCCAGGCGACTCGGCGGCCGCGGCGCGACCGTCGTCGTGACCGGGCGCTCGCGCGAGCGCGGCCAGGCAGCCGTCGCCGAGATCGAGCAGGCGGGCGGCGAGGGAGCGTTCGTCCGCGCGGATTTCGCGGCGATGGCCGCCGTCCGCGGGCTCGCTGACGCGTTCCGCAAACGGTACGATCGGCTCGACGTCCTGATCCACAACGCCGCCTGCTCGCACGACGAGCGCCGGGTGACCGACGACGGGTACGAGAAAGCGCTCGCGGTCAATCACCTCGCGCCGTATCTCCTGACGCACGAACTGCTCGACCTGCTCCGTGCGTCCGCGCCGGCCCGCGTCGTCAGCACCTCCTCGACGGTACATCGTCGTGGCGCGATCGATCTCGACGATCTCCAGCTCGAAACGGACTACGACGCGCTCGACGCCTACGCGCGCTCGAAGCTGGCGAACCTGCTGTTCACTACCGAACTCGCCGCGCGGCTCGACGGAACGGGCGTGACCGCGAACGCCGTCCATCCGGGATTCGTCCCCGACAGTGGACTGTATCGCGACGCCTCGATGCCCGTTCGTGCGGCGACGGCCGTCGCCGCACGACTACCGTTCGTCGGGACTTCGGTCCAAGATGCAGCCGACGGGATCGTTCGGCTCGCTGCCGCGTCCGAGGAGGCCGAAATCAATGGCACGTACTTTGAGGGGTGCGAGCGTGCCGACCTCGATTCACGCCTTCGCGACGAGCGACTGCGCGAACGCCTCTGGAACGCGAGTGCCGATCTCGTCGGCGTCGATCCCGCTTGGCCATGA
- a CDS encoding anthranilate phosphoribosyltransferase encodes MAQTTERHGEWPLKRLMTEVVGSGHKSADDMTREQASEAMARILDHEPDDTTLGAFWLANRWKRNTPDELAAYIDVMADQSVEFAEPDCDPVDCGANYDGKGRSAILGVGAGVVAAAAGTPVVAHSGDRVPTQKQDAYKHVLDELGVRTEIEPTESAKMVDETGFGFYYQPSFNPGVDALAERRDMMGVRTFVNTIETLANPSGADVHLGSFYHLPYAKRIIDTFEASERYDVPRVVMFQGMEGYDDIRPGSTTVAVGENGDLDDFTIETPEYGMDFESDDLGVDDVASDSARITEAVLAGERDGAFADAIALNAAFRIYAREDCESLDDGLAMARDAIRDGSVEAVLDDLRAF; translated from the coding sequence ATGGCCCAAACGACCGAACGACACGGCGAGTGGCCGCTGAAGCGGCTGATGACCGAGGTCGTCGGCTCGGGACACAAGTCCGCCGACGACATGACGCGTGAGCAGGCCAGCGAGGCGATGGCGCGAATCCTCGACCACGAACCCGACGACACCACCCTCGGCGCGTTCTGGCTCGCGAATCGCTGGAAGCGCAACACGCCCGACGAGCTCGCGGCGTACATCGACGTGATGGCCGACCAGTCGGTCGAGTTCGCCGAACCCGACTGCGATCCCGTCGACTGCGGCGCGAACTACGACGGGAAGGGACGTTCGGCGATCCTCGGCGTCGGAGCCGGCGTGGTCGCCGCGGCCGCCGGCACCCCGGTCGTCGCCCACTCGGGCGATCGCGTTCCCACCCAGAAACAGGACGCCTACAAGCACGTGCTCGACGAACTTGGGGTGCGGACCGAAATCGAACCCACGGAGAGCGCTAAAATGGTCGACGAGACCGGGTTCGGCTTCTACTACCAGCCGTCGTTCAACCCGGGAGTCGACGCACTCGCCGAGCGTCGGGACATGATGGGCGTGCGGACGTTCGTCAATACCATCGAGACGCTCGCCAATCCTTCGGGAGCCGACGTTCACCTCGGCAGTTTCTACCACTTGCCCTACGCGAAGCGGATCATCGACACCTTCGAAGCGAGCGAGCGCTACGACGTCCCTCGGGTCGTGATGTTCCAGGGTATGGAAGGGTACGACGACATCCGACCGGGATCGACGACGGTTGCCGTGGGTGAAAACGGCGATCTGGACGACTTCACGATCGAAACCCCTGAGTACGGGATGGACTTCGAGAGCGACGATCTCGGAGTCGACGACGTCGCGAGCGATTCCGCGCGGATCACCGAGGCCGTGCTCGCGGGCGAGCGGGACGGGGCGTTCGCCGACGCGATCGCGCTCAACGCTGCGTTCCGGATTTACGCCCGCGAGGACTGCGAGTCGCTTGACGACGGCCTCGCGATGGCCCGCGACGCCATCAGGGACGGGAGTGTCGAGGCGGTTCTCGACGATCTCCGCGCGTTCTGA